One Rissa tridactyla isolate bRisTri1 chromosome 1, bRisTri1.patW.cur.20221130, whole genome shotgun sequence DNA segment encodes these proteins:
- the IL15RA gene encoding interleukin-15 receptor subunit alpha translates to MARPLLPLLCGTFALLLPWTAADAAPARCSHPKDVANAHIDVGNNTLLNARLRYTCNPGYKRKAGTSSLIQCILRDGSTEPDWTHTTLQCIRDPALPPLTPSPKLPTAPRTARTTQSGTNDASPTSRPFPAAMPTLPGAAGQSPVPPVPDGPSLETSMLPKMPPPLETSTPGEGTAQGTFLGTTLLPTAPRDHAAVSVRTLASSIGLVVLVVAAVVACCCWRMKTHAEQDNTVAAIPMVATAAENEEMLLPSVSPTG, encoded by the exons ATGGCccggccgctgctgccgctgctctgcGGTACCTTCGCCCTCCTGCTGCCCTGGACCGCCGCCGACGCCG CGCCAGCGCGATGCAGCCACCCCAAGGACGTAGCCAACGCGCACATCGATGTGGGCAACAACACACTGCTCAACGCCCGCCTGCGCTACACCTGCAACCCGGGCTACAAACGCAAAGCCGGTACCTCCAGCCTCATCCAGTGCATCCTCCGCGACGGCTCCACCGAGCCCGACTGGACCCACACCACGCTGCAATGCATCC GGGACCCAGCTCTACCTCCACTGACTCCCAGCCCCAAGCTCCCGACCGCGCCACGCACCGCGAGGACGACCCAGAGCG GAACCAATGACGCCAGCCCAACCTCCAGACCCTTTCCAGCAGCAATGCCTacgctgccaggagctgctggccaGTCCCCCGTGCCACCCGTACCTGATGGGCCATCACTGGAGACGTCCATGTTGCCGAAGATGCCCCCACCACTGGAGACATCCAcacctggagaggggacagcccaGGGGACATTTCTGGGGACAACCCTGCTGCCCACCGCCCCCAGGGACCACGCCGCAG tttCCGTCCGGACCCTGGCCTCTTCCATTG GGCTCGTGGTGCTGGTGGTCGCTGCTGTCGtggcctgctgctgctggaggatgaAAAC GCACGCAGAGCAGGACAACACAGTGGCAGCCATCCCCATGGTGGCTACCGCTGCTGAGAATGAGGAGATGTTGCTACCCAGTGTCTCCCCCACGGGCTGA